Proteins co-encoded in one Microbacterium hydrocarbonoxydans genomic window:
- a CDS encoding MFS transporter, producing the protein MTRTASIPTTETDAVRVGARGWAALVVLMLPVLLVSVDNTVLSFALPEISIALAPTGAEQLWIIDVYPLVLAGLLVTMGTLGDRFGRRRMLLIGATGFAAVSALAAFAPTAGLLIAARALLGFFGAMLMPSTLSLLRSIFTNRDQRRLAIAVWASAFSAGSALGPIVGGFLLEHFDWGSVFLIAVPVLIPLLIAAPLLVPESRDPHPGRIDVVSIVLSMAAMIPVVYAIKSLAVDGPSLAAGAWALLGLVMGYLFVRRQLAAEIPMLDMQLFRRGSFSGAILVNLLSVVALVGFLYFVSQHLQLVLGLSPMAAGAALVPGMVAMIVAGLSVVPISRRVPPHVLIPTGLAFSVAGYLLVAFTTAEHGVAPLIIAFVVLGIGIGAAETISNELILSSAPAEKAGAASAVSETAYELGAVLGTAVLGGLITAFYRGALVIPSGIPEEAARAASETLAGAYTAAKDLPAQLGEALWDAASAAFGSGVLVTSLIGAGLVVVAAVIAAVTLRKTPSH; encoded by the coding sequence ATGACCCGTACTGCGTCGATACCGACGACGGAGACGGATGCTGTCCGCGTCGGAGCCCGCGGCTGGGCGGCACTCGTCGTCCTGATGCTGCCGGTGCTCCTGGTGTCGGTGGACAACACGGTGCTGAGCTTCGCGCTGCCCGAGATCTCCATCGCACTCGCGCCCACCGGAGCGGAGCAGCTGTGGATCATCGACGTGTATCCGCTCGTTCTCGCCGGGCTGCTCGTGACCATGGGAACACTCGGAGACCGATTCGGGCGTCGCCGGATGCTGCTGATCGGTGCGACGGGCTTCGCCGCCGTATCGGCACTCGCTGCCTTCGCCCCCACGGCAGGTCTTCTCATCGCGGCCAGGGCGCTGCTCGGCTTCTTCGGCGCGATGCTGATGCCGTCCACGCTCTCCCTGCTCCGCTCCATCTTCACGAACCGCGATCAGCGACGCCTCGCCATCGCGGTCTGGGCATCCGCGTTCTCCGCAGGCTCGGCCCTCGGGCCCATCGTCGGCGGCTTCCTGCTCGAGCACTTCGACTGGGGCTCGGTCTTCCTGATCGCCGTGCCCGTGCTGATCCCGCTCCTCATCGCTGCGCCGCTGCTCGTTCCTGAGAGCCGTGACCCGCACCCCGGCCGCATCGACGTCGTCAGCATCGTGCTCTCGATGGCGGCGATGATCCCTGTGGTGTACGCGATCAAGTCGCTCGCCGTCGACGGCCCCAGCCTCGCCGCAGGAGCGTGGGCGCTGCTCGGCCTCGTGATGGGGTATCTCTTCGTGCGGCGGCAGCTCGCTGCCGAGATTCCGATGCTCGACATGCAGCTGTTCCGCCGGGGATCCTTCTCGGGGGCGATCCTCGTCAACCTGCTCAGCGTCGTGGCGCTCGTGGGCTTCCTCTACTTCGTGTCGCAGCATCTGCAGCTCGTCCTCGGCCTCTCGCCGATGGCGGCAGGCGCAGCGCTCGTCCCGGGAATGGTCGCGATGATCGTCGCCGGCCTGTCTGTCGTGCCCATCTCCCGCCGAGTGCCACCGCACGTCCTCATACCCACCGGTCTCGCGTTCTCGGTGGCCGGCTACCTCCTGGTCGCGTTCACGACGGCGGAGCACGGCGTCGCGCCGCTGATCATCGCCTTCGTGGTGCTGGGCATCGGAATCGGCGCGGCCGAGACGATCTCGAACGAGCTGATCCTCTCCAGTGCTCCGGCCGAGAAGGCAGGCGCGGCCAGCGCCGTGTCCGAGACCGCCTACGAGCTGGGTGCCGTGCTCGGCACTGCGGTGCTCGGCGGCCTGATCACCGCGTTCTACCGGGGCGCGCTGGTGATCCCCTCCGGCATCCCCGAGGAGGCCGCGCGCGCCGCATCGGAGACGCTCGCCGGCGCCTACACCGCCGCGAAGGATCTTCCCGCGCAGCTCGGCGAGGCACTGTGGGATGCGGCGTCGGCCGCCTTCGGATCGGGTGTTCTGGTGACCTCGCTCATCGGCGCAGGGTTGGTGGTCGTGGCCGCGGTGATCGCCGCCGTCACACTGCGCAAGACGCCCTCGCACTGA
- a CDS encoding TetR/AcrR family transcriptional regulator, translated as MPRPPLARERVLDAFESIVIEDGERAATLDATAKAAGVSKGGLLYHFGSKEELAAGLIERLDALTTLDLERMTAAEEGPVAYYVRTSVMEDDALDRALIAATRLAQGGSAPAADALRRNRDRWEDTIRPHVRDAASLDLVMLLSDGLYFNNSLDVHGPERLVPRSDALSDLIALVLRATAP; from the coding sequence ATGCCCCGACCTCCCCTCGCGCGCGAACGCGTCCTCGACGCCTTCGAATCGATCGTGATCGAAGACGGCGAGCGGGCGGCCACACTCGATGCGACGGCCAAGGCCGCCGGCGTCTCGAAGGGCGGCCTGCTCTACCACTTCGGTTCGAAGGAAGAGCTCGCGGCGGGCCTGATCGAGCGCCTCGATGCGCTCACCACCCTCGATCTCGAGCGCATGACGGCGGCCGAGGAGGGGCCGGTCGCCTACTACGTGCGCACGTCGGTGATGGAAGACGACGCCCTCGACCGTGCCCTCATCGCCGCCACCCGTCTCGCCCAGGGCGGCTCGGCACCTGCTGCCGACGCACTGCGCCGCAACCGCGACCGCTGGGAGGACACGATCCGCCCCCATGTGCGGGATGCCGCCAGCCTCGATCTCGTGATGCTGCTCAGCGACGGCCTGTACTTCAACAATTCGCTCGATGTGCACGGTCCCGAACGTCTCGTGCCGAGAAGCGACGCGCTGTCCGATCTGATCGCGCTCGTCCTGCGCGCCACCGCTCCCTGA
- a CDS encoding 3-isopropylmalate dehydrogenase has translation MSRVVKLAVIPGDGIGPEVVAEAEKVLDAVTASSDVTFDKTRFSLGAARFLETGDTLTDDDLQSISAHDAILLGAVGGAPGDPRLKDANIERGLLLKLRFTLDHYVNLRPSKLFASASGPLANPGAIDFVVVREGTEGPYVGNGGAIRKGTPHEVANETSVNTAFGVERVVRYAFDLAERRSKKITLVHKTNVLVHAGAIWQRIVDEVASEHPDVSVDYLHVDAATIFLVTDPSRFDVIVTDNLFGDILTDLAGAVTGGIGLAASGNINPDGAFPSMFEPVHGSAPDIAGQQKADPTAAILSVALLLDHLGLGAEAARVSAAVESDIATRTGARTTAQIGSAIAALL, from the coding sequence ATGTCGCGTGTCGTGAAGCTGGCCGTCATCCCCGGAGACGGAATCGGCCCAGAGGTCGTCGCCGAAGCCGAGAAGGTCCTCGATGCGGTCACCGCATCGAGCGATGTGACGTTCGACAAGACGCGCTTCTCGCTCGGCGCAGCCCGGTTCCTCGAGACGGGCGACACACTCACCGACGATGATCTGCAGTCGATCTCCGCACACGATGCGATCCTGCTCGGAGCGGTCGGCGGCGCCCCCGGGGACCCGCGCCTCAAGGACGCGAACATCGAGCGAGGCCTGCTGCTGAAGCTTCGCTTCACACTGGATCACTACGTGAACCTGCGTCCGTCGAAGCTCTTCGCCAGTGCCTCCGGCCCCCTTGCGAACCCCGGCGCCATCGACTTCGTCGTCGTGCGCGAGGGCACCGAGGGGCCGTACGTCGGCAACGGCGGAGCGATCCGCAAGGGGACACCGCACGAGGTCGCGAACGAGACGTCCGTCAACACGGCGTTCGGCGTCGAGCGCGTCGTGCGGTACGCGTTCGATCTCGCCGAACGTCGCAGCAAGAAGATCACGCTCGTGCACAAGACGAACGTGCTGGTGCACGCCGGCGCGATCTGGCAGCGCATCGTCGATGAGGTCGCGTCCGAGCATCCCGACGTGTCCGTCGACTACCTGCACGTCGATGCGGCGACGATCTTCCTCGTCACCGATCCCTCGCGCTTCGATGTGATCGTCACCGACAACCTGTTCGGCGACATCCTCACCGATCTCGCCGGCGCCGTCACCGGCGGCATCGGCCTCGCGGCATCGGGAAACATCAATCCTGACGGTGCCTTCCCGTCGATGTTCGAGCCGGTGCACGGTTCTGCTCCCGACATCGCAGGCCAGCAGAAGGCCGACCCCACCGCGGCGATCCTGTCGGTCGCGCTGCTGCTCGATCACCTCGGACTCGGAGCCGAGGCCGCTCGCGTGAGCGCCGCCGTCGAATCCGACATCGCGACCCGGACGGGTGCGCGCACGACTGCGCAGATCGGCTCCGCGATCGCTGCTCTGCTCTGA